The proteins below come from a single Mustela nigripes isolate SB6536 chromosome 14, MUSNIG.SB6536, whole genome shotgun sequence genomic window:
- the CCDC24 gene encoding coiled-coil domain-containing protein 24 isoform X2, which translates to MLRDSPSLWELVEEHVPLPERPEVKRILGETTVDLSLELRAELSLQVVMLQSLLQEARSSQASDSRPTSDPSSLLAPPPLLRDLMRQELRQLLLGLRQKAICEGRDQTQAWVQYSPRVLRFALEEPRCDLPEQEVLQMRAGEPSCQRDLSIIKDQLNVSSIDQVAGHLRLSPSQPPPHQEGPFRRASVPPTPMGCLSLFGGPCHGDLGLCTLPCPTHASGQALSQLSRQRCLEEEYTGAPQPSEASLEPTLAELKEQKAAMRRELQALPRSSHVSSSLRQQPVGSFSPGLRPWPCPLRKAGVWTGPGQCCLPAPPPESCPRPRHLATTCRWGRKLQGSPGERPVSTPASSATPQAPT; encoded by the exons ATGCTCCGGGACTCCCCGTCTCTGTGGGAGCTGGTAGAGGAGCACGTTCCGCTCCCGGAGCGGCCCGAAGTGAAGAGGATTCTGGGGGAGACGACGGTGGACCTGAGCCTGGAGCTACGagcagag CTCTCCTTGCAGGTGGTGATGCTACAGTCACTGCTCCAAGAGGCTCGATCCTCCCAAGCCTCAGACTCCCGCCCCACCTCCGatccctcctcccttctggcaCCACCGCCCCTCCTAAGAGACCTCATGCGCCAAGAACTGAGGCAGCTGCTCCTAGGCCTCCGCCAGAAGGCCATCTGCGAGGGCAG GGACCAGACCCAGGCTTGGGTCCAGTATAGCCCCAGGGTCCTGCGCTTTGCCTTGGAGGAGCCTAGGTGTGATTTGCCAGAACAGGAGGTATTGCAGATGAGAGCTGGTGAACCCAG CTGTCAGAGGGACCTCAGCATCATCAAGGACCAACTGAATGTGTCCAGTATCGACCAGGTTGCTGGACACCTGCG TCTGAGTCCAAGCCAGCCACCCCCTCACCAAGAAGGACCTTTCAGGAGAGCtagtgtcccccccacccctatGGGCTGCCTGAGCCTGTTTGGGGGGCCCTGCCATGGGGATCTTGGCCTCTgcaccctgccctgccccacccatGCTTCAGGCCAGGCACTGAGCCAGCTCTCCCGGCAGCGCTGCCTGGAAGAGGAGTACACAGGGGCACCCCAGCCCTCCGAGGCAAGCCTAGAGCCCACCCTGGCAG AGCTgaaggagcagaaggcagccatGCGTCGGGAGCTGCAGGCACTTCCCAGGTCCTCCCATGTCTCCTCCAGCCTCAG GCAGCAGCCCGTGGGATCCTTCAGCCCAGGTCTCAGACCCTGGCCTTGCCCGCTCCGGAAGGCTGGGGTTTGGACAGGGCCTGGCCAGTGCTGCCTGCCTGCCCCGCCTCCCGAGAGCTGCCCCCGCCCCCGACACCTGGCTACCACCTGCCGCTGGGGCCGGAAGCTTCAGGGCAGCCCTGGGGAAAGGCCAGTGTCTACTCCAGCATCCAGCGCTACACCCCAGGCCCCCACCTGA
- the CCDC24 gene encoding coiled-coil domain-containing protein 24 isoform X8, producing the protein MLRDSPSLWELVEEHVPLPERPEVKRILGETTVDLSLELRAELSLQVVMLQSLLQEARSSQASDSRPTSDPSSLLAPPPLLRDLMRQELRQLLLGLRQKAICEGRDQTQAWVQYSPRVLRFALEEPRCDLPEQEVLQMRAGEPSSCQRDLSIIKDQLNVSSIDQVAGHLRPGTEPALPAALPGRGVHRGTPALRGKPRAHPGRAEGAEGSHASGAAGTSQVLPCLLQPQAAARGILQPRSQTLALPAPEGWGLDRAWPVLPACPASRELPPPPTPGYHLPLGPEASGQPWGKASVYSSIQRYTPGPHLKG; encoded by the exons ATGCTCCGGGACTCCCCGTCTCTGTGGGAGCTGGTAGAGGAGCACGTTCCGCTCCCGGAGCGGCCCGAAGTGAAGAGGATTCTGGGGGAGACGACGGTGGACCTGAGCCTGGAGCTACGagcagag CTCTCCTTGCAGGTGGTGATGCTACAGTCACTGCTCCAAGAGGCTCGATCCTCCCAAGCCTCAGACTCCCGCCCCACCTCCGatccctcctcccttctggcaCCACCGCCCCTCCTAAGAGACCTCATGCGCCAAGAACTGAGGCAGCTGCTCCTAGGCCTCCGCCAGAAGGCCATCTGCGAGGGCAG GGACCAGACCCAGGCTTGGGTCCAGTATAGCCCCAGGGTCCTGCGCTTTGCCTTGGAGGAGCCTAGGTGTGATTTGCCAGAACAGGAGGTATTGCAGATGAGAGCTGGTGAACCCAG CAGCTGTCAGAGGGACCTCAGCATCATCAAGGACCAACTGAATGTGTCCAGTATCGACCAGGTTGCTGGACACCTGCG GCCAGGCACTGAGCCAGCTCTCCCGGCAGCGCTGCCTGGAAGAGGAGTACACAGGGGCACCCCAGCCCTCCGAGGCAAGCCTAGAGCCCACCCTGGCAG AGCTgaaggagcagaaggcagccatGCGTCGGGAGCTGCAGGCACTTCCCAGGTCCTCCCATGTCTCCTCCAGCCTCAG GCAGCAGCCCGTGGGATCCTTCAGCCCAGGTCTCAGACCCTGGCCTTGCCCGCTCCGGAAGGCTGGGGTTTGGACAGGGCCTGGCCAGTGCTGCCTGCCTGCCCCGCCTCCCGAGAGCTGCCCCCGCCCCCGACACCTGGCTACCACCTGCCGCTGGGGCCGGAAGCTTCAGGGCAGCCCTGGGGAAAGGCCAGTGTCTACTCCAGCATCCAGCGCTACACCCCAGGCCCCCACCTGAAGGGCTGA
- the CCDC24 gene encoding coiled-coil domain-containing protein 24 isoform X1, whose amino-acid sequence MLRDSPSLWELVEEHVPLPERPEVKRILGETTVDLSLELRAELSLQVVMLQSLLQEARSSQASDSRPTSDPSSLLAPPPLLRDLMRQELRQLLLGLRQKAICEGRDQTQAWVQYSPRVLRFALEEPRCDLPEQEVLQMRAGEPSSCQRDLSIIKDQLNVSSIDQVAGHLRLSPSQPPPHQEGPFRRASVPPTPMGCLSLFGGPCHGDLGLCTLPCPTHASGQALSQLSRQRCLEEEYTGAPQPSEASLEPTLAELKEQKAAMRRELQALPRSSHVSSSLRQQPVGSFSPGLRPWPCPLRKAGVWTGPGQCCLPAPPPESCPRPRHLATTCRWGRKLQGSPGERPVSTPASSATPQAPT is encoded by the exons ATGCTCCGGGACTCCCCGTCTCTGTGGGAGCTGGTAGAGGAGCACGTTCCGCTCCCGGAGCGGCCCGAAGTGAAGAGGATTCTGGGGGAGACGACGGTGGACCTGAGCCTGGAGCTACGagcagag CTCTCCTTGCAGGTGGTGATGCTACAGTCACTGCTCCAAGAGGCTCGATCCTCCCAAGCCTCAGACTCCCGCCCCACCTCCGatccctcctcccttctggcaCCACCGCCCCTCCTAAGAGACCTCATGCGCCAAGAACTGAGGCAGCTGCTCCTAGGCCTCCGCCAGAAGGCCATCTGCGAGGGCAG GGACCAGACCCAGGCTTGGGTCCAGTATAGCCCCAGGGTCCTGCGCTTTGCCTTGGAGGAGCCTAGGTGTGATTTGCCAGAACAGGAGGTATTGCAGATGAGAGCTGGTGAACCCAG CAGCTGTCAGAGGGACCTCAGCATCATCAAGGACCAACTGAATGTGTCCAGTATCGACCAGGTTGCTGGACACCTGCG TCTGAGTCCAAGCCAGCCACCCCCTCACCAAGAAGGACCTTTCAGGAGAGCtagtgtcccccccacccctatGGGCTGCCTGAGCCTGTTTGGGGGGCCCTGCCATGGGGATCTTGGCCTCTgcaccctgccctgccccacccatGCTTCAGGCCAGGCACTGAGCCAGCTCTCCCGGCAGCGCTGCCTGGAAGAGGAGTACACAGGGGCACCCCAGCCCTCCGAGGCAAGCCTAGAGCCCACCCTGGCAG AGCTgaaggagcagaaggcagccatGCGTCGGGAGCTGCAGGCACTTCCCAGGTCCTCCCATGTCTCCTCCAGCCTCAG GCAGCAGCCCGTGGGATCCTTCAGCCCAGGTCTCAGACCCTGGCCTTGCCCGCTCCGGAAGGCTGGGGTTTGGACAGGGCCTGGCCAGTGCTGCCTGCCTGCCCCGCCTCCCGAGAGCTGCCCCCGCCCCCGACACCTGGCTACCACCTGCCGCTGGGGCCGGAAGCTTCAGGGCAGCCCTGGGGAAAGGCCAGTGTCTACTCCAGCATCCAGCGCTACACCCCAGGCCCCCACCTGA
- the CCDC24 gene encoding coiled-coil domain-containing protein 24 isoform X5: MLRDSPSLWELVEEHVPLPERPEVKRILGETTVDLSLELRAELSLQVVMLQSLLQEARSSQASDSRPTSDPSSLLAPPPLLRDLMRQELRQLLLGLRQKAICEGRDQTQAWVQYSPRVLRFALEEPRCDLPEQEVLQMRAGEPSSCQRDLSIIKDQLNVSSIDQVAGHLRSLLEEECHTLERMIPVLQRCLEEEYTGAPQPSEASLEPTLAELKEQKAAMRRELQALPRSSHVSSSLRQQPVGSFSPGLRPWPCPLRKAGVWTGPGQCCLPAPPPESCPRPRHLATTCRWGRKLQGSPGERPVSTPASSATPQAPT, encoded by the exons ATGCTCCGGGACTCCCCGTCTCTGTGGGAGCTGGTAGAGGAGCACGTTCCGCTCCCGGAGCGGCCCGAAGTGAAGAGGATTCTGGGGGAGACGACGGTGGACCTGAGCCTGGAGCTACGagcagag CTCTCCTTGCAGGTGGTGATGCTACAGTCACTGCTCCAAGAGGCTCGATCCTCCCAAGCCTCAGACTCCCGCCCCACCTCCGatccctcctcccttctggcaCCACCGCCCCTCCTAAGAGACCTCATGCGCCAAGAACTGAGGCAGCTGCTCCTAGGCCTCCGCCAGAAGGCCATCTGCGAGGGCAG GGACCAGACCCAGGCTTGGGTCCAGTATAGCCCCAGGGTCCTGCGCTTTGCCTTGGAGGAGCCTAGGTGTGATTTGCCAGAACAGGAGGTATTGCAGATGAGAGCTGGTGAACCCAG CAGCTGTCAGAGGGACCTCAGCATCATCAAGGACCAACTGAATGTGTCCAGTATCGACCAGGTTGCTGGACACCTGCG GAGCCTCCTAGAGGAGGAGTGTCACACCTTGGAGAGGATGATCCCTGTCCTGCAG CGCTGCCTGGAAGAGGAGTACACAGGGGCACCCCAGCCCTCCGAGGCAAGCCTAGAGCCCACCCTGGCAG AGCTgaaggagcagaaggcagccatGCGTCGGGAGCTGCAGGCACTTCCCAGGTCCTCCCATGTCTCCTCCAGCCTCAG GCAGCAGCCCGTGGGATCCTTCAGCCCAGGTCTCAGACCCTGGCCTTGCCCGCTCCGGAAGGCTGGGGTTTGGACAGGGCCTGGCCAGTGCTGCCTGCCTGCCCCGCCTCCCGAGAGCTGCCCCCGCCCCCGACACCTGGCTACCACCTGCCGCTGGGGCCGGAAGCTTCAGGGCAGCCCTGGGGAAAGGCCAGTGTCTACTCCAGCATCCAGCGCTACACCCCAGGCCCCCACCTGA
- the CCDC24 gene encoding coiled-coil domain-containing protein 24 isoform X6, with protein sequence MLRDSPSLWELVEEHVPLPERPEVKRILGETTVDLSLELRAELSLQVVMLQSLLQEARSSQASDSRPTSDPSSLLAPPPLLRDLMRQELRQLLLGLRQKAICEGRDQTQAWVQYSPRVLRFALEEPRCDLPEQEVLQMRAGEPSCQRDLSIIKDQLNVSSIDQVAGHLRSLLEEECHTLERMIPVLQRCLEEEYTGAPQPSEASLEPTLAELKEQKAAMRRELQALPRSSHVSSSLRQQPVGSFSPGLRPWPCPLRKAGVWTGPGQCCLPAPPPESCPRPRHLATTCRWGRKLQGSPGERPVSTPASSATPQAPT encoded by the exons ATGCTCCGGGACTCCCCGTCTCTGTGGGAGCTGGTAGAGGAGCACGTTCCGCTCCCGGAGCGGCCCGAAGTGAAGAGGATTCTGGGGGAGACGACGGTGGACCTGAGCCTGGAGCTACGagcagag CTCTCCTTGCAGGTGGTGATGCTACAGTCACTGCTCCAAGAGGCTCGATCCTCCCAAGCCTCAGACTCCCGCCCCACCTCCGatccctcctcccttctggcaCCACCGCCCCTCCTAAGAGACCTCATGCGCCAAGAACTGAGGCAGCTGCTCCTAGGCCTCCGCCAGAAGGCCATCTGCGAGGGCAG GGACCAGACCCAGGCTTGGGTCCAGTATAGCCCCAGGGTCCTGCGCTTTGCCTTGGAGGAGCCTAGGTGTGATTTGCCAGAACAGGAGGTATTGCAGATGAGAGCTGGTGAACCCAG CTGTCAGAGGGACCTCAGCATCATCAAGGACCAACTGAATGTGTCCAGTATCGACCAGGTTGCTGGACACCTGCG GAGCCTCCTAGAGGAGGAGTGTCACACCTTGGAGAGGATGATCCCTGTCCTGCAG CGCTGCCTGGAAGAGGAGTACACAGGGGCACCCCAGCCCTCCGAGGCAAGCCTAGAGCCCACCCTGGCAG AGCTgaaggagcagaaggcagccatGCGTCGGGAGCTGCAGGCACTTCCCAGGTCCTCCCATGTCTCCTCCAGCCTCAG GCAGCAGCCCGTGGGATCCTTCAGCCCAGGTCTCAGACCCTGGCCTTGCCCGCTCCGGAAGGCTGGGGTTTGGACAGGGCCTGGCCAGTGCTGCCTGCCTGCCCCGCCTCCCGAGAGCTGCCCCCGCCCCCGACACCTGGCTACCACCTGCCGCTGGGGCCGGAAGCTTCAGGGCAGCCCTGGGGAAAGGCCAGTGTCTACTCCAGCATCCAGCGCTACACCCCAGGCCCCCACCTGA
- the CCDC24 gene encoding coiled-coil domain-containing protein 24 isoform X11: MLRDSPSLWELVEEHVPLPERPEVKRILGETTVDLSLELRAEVVMLQSLLQEARSSQASDSRPTSDPSSLLAPPPLLRDLMRQELRQLLLGLRQKAICEGRDQTQAWVQYSPRVLRFALEEPRCDLPEQEVLQMRAGEPSCQRDLSIIKDQLNVSSIDQVAGHLRSLLEEECHTLERMIPVLQRCLEEEYTGAPQPSEASLEPTLAELKEQKAAMRRELQALPRSSHVSSSLRQQPVGSFSPGLRPWPCPLRKAGVWTGPGQCCLPAPPPESCPRPRHLATTCRWGRKLQGSPGERPVSTPASSATPQAPT, from the exons ATGCTCCGGGACTCCCCGTCTCTGTGGGAGCTGGTAGAGGAGCACGTTCCGCTCCCGGAGCGGCCCGAAGTGAAGAGGATTCTGGGGGAGACGACGGTGGACCTGAGCCTGGAGCTACGagcagag GTGGTGATGCTACAGTCACTGCTCCAAGAGGCTCGATCCTCCCAAGCCTCAGACTCCCGCCCCACCTCCGatccctcctcccttctggcaCCACCGCCCCTCCTAAGAGACCTCATGCGCCAAGAACTGAGGCAGCTGCTCCTAGGCCTCCGCCAGAAGGCCATCTGCGAGGGCAG GGACCAGACCCAGGCTTGGGTCCAGTATAGCCCCAGGGTCCTGCGCTTTGCCTTGGAGGAGCCTAGGTGTGATTTGCCAGAACAGGAGGTATTGCAGATGAGAGCTGGTGAACCCAG CTGTCAGAGGGACCTCAGCATCATCAAGGACCAACTGAATGTGTCCAGTATCGACCAGGTTGCTGGACACCTGCG GAGCCTCCTAGAGGAGGAGTGTCACACCTTGGAGAGGATGATCCCTGTCCTGCAG CGCTGCCTGGAAGAGGAGTACACAGGGGCACCCCAGCCCTCCGAGGCAAGCCTAGAGCCCACCCTGGCAG AGCTgaaggagcagaaggcagccatGCGTCGGGAGCTGCAGGCACTTCCCAGGTCCTCCCATGTCTCCTCCAGCCTCAG GCAGCAGCCCGTGGGATCCTTCAGCCCAGGTCTCAGACCCTGGCCTTGCCCGCTCCGGAAGGCTGGGGTTTGGACAGGGCCTGGCCAGTGCTGCCTGCCTGCCCCGCCTCCCGAGAGCTGCCCCCGCCCCCGACACCTGGCTACCACCTGCCGCTGGGGCCGGAAGCTTCAGGGCAGCCCTGGGGAAAGGCCAGTGTCTACTCCAGCATCCAGCGCTACACCCCAGGCCCCCACCTGA
- the CCDC24 gene encoding coiled-coil domain-containing protein 24 isoform X9: MLRDSPSLWELVEEHVPLPERPEVKRILGETTVDLSLELRAELSLQVVMLQSLLQEARSSQASDSRPTSDPSSLLAPPPLLRDLMRQELRQLLLGLRQKAICEGRDQTQAWVQYSPRVLRFALEEPRCDLPEQEVLQMRAGEPSSCQRDLSIIKDQLNVSSIDQVAGHLRPGTEPALPAALPGRGVHRGTPALRGKPRAHPGRAEGAEGSHASGAAGTSQAAARGILQPRSQTLALPAPEGWGLDRAWPVLPACPASRELPPPPTPGYHLPLGPEASGQPWGKASVYSSIQRYTPGPHLKG, from the exons ATGCTCCGGGACTCCCCGTCTCTGTGGGAGCTGGTAGAGGAGCACGTTCCGCTCCCGGAGCGGCCCGAAGTGAAGAGGATTCTGGGGGAGACGACGGTGGACCTGAGCCTGGAGCTACGagcagag CTCTCCTTGCAGGTGGTGATGCTACAGTCACTGCTCCAAGAGGCTCGATCCTCCCAAGCCTCAGACTCCCGCCCCACCTCCGatccctcctcccttctggcaCCACCGCCCCTCCTAAGAGACCTCATGCGCCAAGAACTGAGGCAGCTGCTCCTAGGCCTCCGCCAGAAGGCCATCTGCGAGGGCAG GGACCAGACCCAGGCTTGGGTCCAGTATAGCCCCAGGGTCCTGCGCTTTGCCTTGGAGGAGCCTAGGTGTGATTTGCCAGAACAGGAGGTATTGCAGATGAGAGCTGGTGAACCCAG CAGCTGTCAGAGGGACCTCAGCATCATCAAGGACCAACTGAATGTGTCCAGTATCGACCAGGTTGCTGGACACCTGCG GCCAGGCACTGAGCCAGCTCTCCCGGCAGCGCTGCCTGGAAGAGGAGTACACAGGGGCACCCCAGCCCTCCGAGGCAAGCCTAGAGCCCACCCTGGCAG AGCTgaaggagcagaaggcagccatGCGTCGGGAGCTGCAGGCACTTCCCAG GCAGCAGCCCGTGGGATCCTTCAGCCCAGGTCTCAGACCCTGGCCTTGCCCGCTCCGGAAGGCTGGGGTTTGGACAGGGCCTGGCCAGTGCTGCCTGCCTGCCCCGCCTCCCGAGAGCTGCCCCCGCCCCCGACACCTGGCTACCACCTGCCGCTGGGGCCGGAAGCTTCAGGGCAGCCCTGGGGAAAGGCCAGTGTCTACTCCAGCATCCAGCGCTACACCCCAGGCCCCCACCTGAAGGGCTGA
- the CCDC24 gene encoding coiled-coil domain-containing protein 24 isoform X4 yields the protein MLRDSPSLWELVEEHVPLPERPEVKRILGETTVDLSLELRAELSLQVVMLQSLLQEARSSQASDSRPTSDPSSLLAPPPLLRDLMRQELRQLLLGLRQKAICEGRDQTQAWVQYSPRVLRFALEEPRCDLPEQEVLQMRAGEPSSCQRDLSIIKDQLNVSSIDQVAGHLRLSPSQPPPHQEGPFRRASVPPTPMGCLSLFGGPCHGDLGLCTLPCPTHASGQALSQLSRQRCLEEEYTGAPQPSEASLEPTLAELKEQKAAMRRELQALPRQQPVGSFSPGLRPWPCPLRKAGVWTGPGQCCLPAPPPESCPRPRHLATTCRWGRKLQGSPGERPVSTPASSATPQAPT from the exons ATGCTCCGGGACTCCCCGTCTCTGTGGGAGCTGGTAGAGGAGCACGTTCCGCTCCCGGAGCGGCCCGAAGTGAAGAGGATTCTGGGGGAGACGACGGTGGACCTGAGCCTGGAGCTACGagcagag CTCTCCTTGCAGGTGGTGATGCTACAGTCACTGCTCCAAGAGGCTCGATCCTCCCAAGCCTCAGACTCCCGCCCCACCTCCGatccctcctcccttctggcaCCACCGCCCCTCCTAAGAGACCTCATGCGCCAAGAACTGAGGCAGCTGCTCCTAGGCCTCCGCCAGAAGGCCATCTGCGAGGGCAG GGACCAGACCCAGGCTTGGGTCCAGTATAGCCCCAGGGTCCTGCGCTTTGCCTTGGAGGAGCCTAGGTGTGATTTGCCAGAACAGGAGGTATTGCAGATGAGAGCTGGTGAACCCAG CAGCTGTCAGAGGGACCTCAGCATCATCAAGGACCAACTGAATGTGTCCAGTATCGACCAGGTTGCTGGACACCTGCG TCTGAGTCCAAGCCAGCCACCCCCTCACCAAGAAGGACCTTTCAGGAGAGCtagtgtcccccccacccctatGGGCTGCCTGAGCCTGTTTGGGGGGCCCTGCCATGGGGATCTTGGCCTCTgcaccctgccctgccccacccatGCTTCAGGCCAGGCACTGAGCCAGCTCTCCCGGCAGCGCTGCCTGGAAGAGGAGTACACAGGGGCACCCCAGCCCTCCGAGGCAAGCCTAGAGCCCACCCTGGCAG AGCTgaaggagcagaaggcagccatGCGTCGGGAGCTGCAGGCACTTCCCAG GCAGCAGCCCGTGGGATCCTTCAGCCCAGGTCTCAGACCCTGGCCTTGCCCGCTCCGGAAGGCTGGGGTTTGGACAGGGCCTGGCCAGTGCTGCCTGCCTGCCCCGCCTCCCGAGAGCTGCCCCCGCCCCCGACACCTGGCTACCACCTGCCGCTGGGGCCGGAAGCTTCAGGGCAGCCCTGGGGAAAGGCCAGTGTCTACTCCAGCATCCAGCGCTACACCCCAGGCCCCCACCTGA
- the CCDC24 gene encoding coiled-coil domain-containing protein 24 isoform X3, whose translation MLRDSPSLWELVEEHVPLPERPEVKRILGETTVDLSLELRAEVVMLQSLLQEARSSQASDSRPTSDPSSLLAPPPLLRDLMRQELRQLLLGLRQKAICEGRDQTQAWVQYSPRVLRFALEEPRCDLPEQEVLQMRAGEPSSCQRDLSIIKDQLNVSSIDQVAGHLRLSPSQPPPHQEGPFRRASVPPTPMGCLSLFGGPCHGDLGLCTLPCPTHASGQALSQLSRQRCLEEEYTGAPQPSEASLEPTLAELKEQKAAMRRELQALPRSSHVSSSLRQQPVGSFSPGLRPWPCPLRKAGVWTGPGQCCLPAPPPESCPRPRHLATTCRWGRKLQGSPGERPVSTPASSATPQAPT comes from the exons ATGCTCCGGGACTCCCCGTCTCTGTGGGAGCTGGTAGAGGAGCACGTTCCGCTCCCGGAGCGGCCCGAAGTGAAGAGGATTCTGGGGGAGACGACGGTGGACCTGAGCCTGGAGCTACGagcagag GTGGTGATGCTACAGTCACTGCTCCAAGAGGCTCGATCCTCCCAAGCCTCAGACTCCCGCCCCACCTCCGatccctcctcccttctggcaCCACCGCCCCTCCTAAGAGACCTCATGCGCCAAGAACTGAGGCAGCTGCTCCTAGGCCTCCGCCAGAAGGCCATCTGCGAGGGCAG GGACCAGACCCAGGCTTGGGTCCAGTATAGCCCCAGGGTCCTGCGCTTTGCCTTGGAGGAGCCTAGGTGTGATTTGCCAGAACAGGAGGTATTGCAGATGAGAGCTGGTGAACCCAG CAGCTGTCAGAGGGACCTCAGCATCATCAAGGACCAACTGAATGTGTCCAGTATCGACCAGGTTGCTGGACACCTGCG TCTGAGTCCAAGCCAGCCACCCCCTCACCAAGAAGGACCTTTCAGGAGAGCtagtgtcccccccacccctatGGGCTGCCTGAGCCTGTTTGGGGGGCCCTGCCATGGGGATCTTGGCCTCTgcaccctgccctgccccacccatGCTTCAGGCCAGGCACTGAGCCAGCTCTCCCGGCAGCGCTGCCTGGAAGAGGAGTACACAGGGGCACCCCAGCCCTCCGAGGCAAGCCTAGAGCCCACCCTGGCAG AGCTgaaggagcagaaggcagccatGCGTCGGGAGCTGCAGGCACTTCCCAGGTCCTCCCATGTCTCCTCCAGCCTCAG GCAGCAGCCCGTGGGATCCTTCAGCCCAGGTCTCAGACCCTGGCCTTGCCCGCTCCGGAAGGCTGGGGTTTGGACAGGGCCTGGCCAGTGCTGCCTGCCTGCCCCGCCTCCCGAGAGCTGCCCCCGCCCCCGACACCTGGCTACCACCTGCCGCTGGGGCCGGAAGCTTCAGGGCAGCCCTGGGGAAAGGCCAGTGTCTACTCCAGCATCCAGCGCTACACCCCAGGCCCCCACCTGA
- the CCDC24 gene encoding coiled-coil domain-containing protein 24 isoform X10, which yields MLRDSPSLWELVEEHVPLPERPEVKRILGETTVDLSLELRAELSLQVVMLQSLLQEARSSQASDSRPTSDPSSLLAPPPLLRDLMRQELRQLLLGLRQKAICEGRDQTQAWVQYSPRVLRFALEEPRCDLPEQEVLQMRAGEPSSCQRDLSIIKDQLNVSSIDQVAGHLRSLLEEECHTLERMIPVLQAAARGILQPRSQTLALPAPEGWGLDRAWPVLPACPASRELPPPPTPGYHLPLGPEASGQPWGKASVYSSIQRYTPGPHLKG from the exons ATGCTCCGGGACTCCCCGTCTCTGTGGGAGCTGGTAGAGGAGCACGTTCCGCTCCCGGAGCGGCCCGAAGTGAAGAGGATTCTGGGGGAGACGACGGTGGACCTGAGCCTGGAGCTACGagcagag CTCTCCTTGCAGGTGGTGATGCTACAGTCACTGCTCCAAGAGGCTCGATCCTCCCAAGCCTCAGACTCCCGCCCCACCTCCGatccctcctcccttctggcaCCACCGCCCCTCCTAAGAGACCTCATGCGCCAAGAACTGAGGCAGCTGCTCCTAGGCCTCCGCCAGAAGGCCATCTGCGAGGGCAG GGACCAGACCCAGGCTTGGGTCCAGTATAGCCCCAGGGTCCTGCGCTTTGCCTTGGAGGAGCCTAGGTGTGATTTGCCAGAACAGGAGGTATTGCAGATGAGAGCTGGTGAACCCAG CAGCTGTCAGAGGGACCTCAGCATCATCAAGGACCAACTGAATGTGTCCAGTATCGACCAGGTTGCTGGACACCTGCG GAGCCTCCTAGAGGAGGAGTGTCACACCTTGGAGAGGATGATCCCTGTCCTGCAG GCAGCAGCCCGTGGGATCCTTCAGCCCAGGTCTCAGACCCTGGCCTTGCCCGCTCCGGAAGGCTGGGGTTTGGACAGGGCCTGGCCAGTGCTGCCTGCCTGCCCCGCCTCCCGAGAGCTGCCCCCGCCCCCGACACCTGGCTACCACCTGCCGCTGGGGCCGGAAGCTTCAGGGCAGCCCTGGGGAAAGGCCAGTGTCTACTCCAGCATCCAGCGCTACACCCCAGGCCCCCACCTGAAGGGCTGA